The following proteins are encoded in a genomic region of Nicotiana sylvestris chromosome 4, ASM39365v2, whole genome shotgun sequence:
- the LOC104216047 gene encoding protein TIC 22, chloroplastic, with the protein MESKPSIGFGPSSSPLLSLSTFVHQHWSRLGAELTTRFDEAKRLTSKFAADFVPPPPLPASHSYPLSLPFASVSQRQDKVRKNAGLSSDYVAKTLIGTSVYTVSNSNNEFVLISDPNGAKSIGLLCFRQEDAEAFLAQVRLPKGEVRGGAKVVPLTLDQVYMLKVEGIAFRFLPDPVQVQNAIELKASDVKTGFDGVPVFQSDLLVVKKRNRRYCPIYFRKEDIEKELSSRASRGGVSQHIMVGSLEDVLKKMEISQRHSGWEDLIFIPPGKSHSQHIQDVTKA; encoded by the exons ATGGAGTCCAAACCCTCAATCGGATTCGGACCCTCCAGTAGTCCTCTGCTCTCTCTTTCTACCTTCGTCCACCAACACTGGTCCCGACTCGGTGCCGAACTCACCACTCGTTTCGACGAAGCTAAGCGGCTGACTTCAAAATTCGCCGCCGACTTTGTTCCGCCGCCGCCACTGCCGGCATCGCATTCTTATCCTCTATCTCTTCCATTTGCTTCTGTGTCGCAGCGTCAAGATAAGGTCCGTAAAAACGCCGGTTTGAGCTCAGACTATGTGGCTAAGACACTAATTGGAACATCTGTATACACTGTTAGCAATTCTAATAATGAATTCGTGCTCATTTCGGACCCTAACGGTGCTAAATCAATCGGATTATTGTGCTTCCGTCAAGAGGATGCCGAGGCGTTTCTCGCTCAG GTACGGTTGCCGAAGGGCGAAGTTAGAGGTGGAGCTAAGGTAGTTCCACTGACACTTGATCAG GTTTACATGTTGAAGGTTGAAGGAATCGCATTTCGATTTTTGCCAGATCCCGTTCAAGTTCAGAATGCAATAGAG TTAAAAGCTTCTGATGTAAAGACTGGATTTGATGGAGTCCCTGTTTTCCAG TCTGACCTCCTAGTTGTGAAAAAGAGAAACAGACGATACTGTCCAATATACTTTCGAAAG GAGGATATAGAAAAGGAATTGTCGTCAAGGGCATCTAGAGGAGGCGTTTCTCAGCACATTATG GTAGGGAGTTTAGAAGATGTCCTTAAAAAAATGGAG ATAAGTCAGAGACATTCTGGTTGGGAGGACCTTATTTTTATTCCTCCAGGCAAAAGCCATTCACAGCACATTCAAGATGTCACAAAAGCATGA